AGAGGGAATGGACGTACAAGCCCTGGAGCAGTTGTTGTTCGCGGCGGTTGAGACAACAAAGAGTACGCCCGTGATTCCCAACTGGCAGGAGGTGGCCACCGAGATACAGGCTCATAATCACCTGACCCTACAACTGCTCTGGTTCTAAGTACAAGGAG
This sequence is a window from Ferrimicrobium acidiphilum DSM 19497. Protein-coding genes within it:
- a CDS encoding helix-turn-helix domain-containing protein; the encoded protein is MRKIEEVLRLSAQGKSVRVISRETGVSRPSVATYLEKAAEHEIGWPLPEGMDVQALEQLLFAAVETTKSTPVIPNWQEVATEIQAHNHLTLQLLWF